Proteins from one Nilaparvata lugens isolate BPH chromosome 10, ASM1435652v1, whole genome shotgun sequence genomic window:
- the LOC111048214 gene encoding syntaxin isoform X8, producing the protein MTRDRIEELRAVRNGETSQLLGNGRDEGHLKIEIASNTSKYSVTPTVKSQDRKENKELDNVYKKVQQIKDLIQKIEDETIELRRIQDSSLKTVIATKSEEHKTRLDASMLTIRGASKEARRAIQELQAIQDGGAGTKMAAGPLTKRVLGTQLPMINRQYLNAMQQYQDALVAYKDKTETMIKKQLTIANHKLTNEELEELFDKQDTSVFVENYIQKTMEARQNLQDIRDRHQELMNLEKSIIELHEMFGDVAILVENQGEMIDRVESYVGNGVELVKKGQIELTEAERSQKRARKKKMMLIICLISVLAIFIIGSAVYTYLVSLAGGT; encoded by the exons gTAAGAAATGGAGAAACAAGTCAGCTATTGGGCAATGGGAGAGACGAGGGACACCTTAAG ATTGAGATTGCCTCCAACACATCCAAGTACAGTGTCACGCCGACCGTCAAATCACAAGACAGGAAGGAGAACAAAGAACTGGACAATGTCTACAAAAAG GTGCAACAAATCAAAGACCTCATTCAAAAGATCGAAGACGAAACAATCGAACTGCGACGCATTCAAGACAGCAGTCTCAAAACGGTGATCGCCACCAAGTCAGAGGAGCACAAGACGCGTCTCGACGCCTCCATGCTGACTATAAGGGGTGCGTCGAAAGAGGCGCGTCGTGCCATCCAAGAGCTGCAGgcgatccaagatggcggcgcTGGAACCAAGATGGCCGCCGGACCGCTCACCAAGCGAGTGCTTGGTACGCAGCTGCCGATGATCAACCGCCAGTATTTGAACGCCATGCAGCAGTACCAGGACGCATTGGTCGCCTATAAAGATAAGACTGAGACTATGATCAAGAAACAGCTCACTATAG CCAACCACAAGCTGACCAACGAGGAGCTAGAGGAGCTATTCGACAAGCAGGACACATCCGTCTTCGTCGAGAAT TATATTCAAAAAACAATGGAAGCCAGACAAAACCTTCAAGATATCAGAGACAGACATCAGGAGTTGATGAACTTGGAAAAATCCATAATCGAGCTCCATGAAATGTTTGGAGATGTAGCTATTTTAGTAGAAAACCAG GGCGAGATGATCGACAGGGTTGAATCGTATGTGGGTAACGGAGTAGAACTAGTCAAAAAAGGCCAAATTGAACTGACGGAGGCTGAACGCAGTCAGAAACGAGCTAGAAAA aaaaagaTGATGCTGATAATTTGTTTGATATCTGTCTTGGCCATATTCATAATTGGGTCTGCCGTGTACACCTATTTAGTATCTTTGGCCGGCGGTACTTGA
- the LOC111048214 gene encoding syntaxin isoform X1 gives MTRDRIEELRAVRNGETSQLLGNGRDEGHLKIEIASNTSKYSVTPTVKSQDRKENKELDNVYKKVQQIKDLIQKIEDETIELRRIQDSSLKTVIATKSEEHKTRLDASMLTIRGASKEARRAIQELQAIQDGGAGTKMAAGPLTKRVLGTQLPMINRQYLNAMQQYQDALVAYKDKTETMIKKQLTIVVESVIGRRPPLVPVAANHKLTNEELEELFDKQDTSVFVENYIQKTMEARQNLQDIRDRHQELMNLEKSIIELHEMFGDVAILVENQGEMIDRVESYVGNGVELVKKGQIELTEAERSQKRARKKKMMLIICLISVLAIFIIGSAVYTYLVSLAGGT, from the exons gTAAGAAATGGAGAAACAAGTCAGCTATTGGGCAATGGGAGAGACGAGGGACACCTTAAG ATTGAGATTGCCTCCAACACATCCAAGTACAGTGTCACGCCGACCGTCAAATCACAAGACAGGAAGGAGAACAAAGAACTGGACAATGTCTACAAAAAG GTGCAACAAATCAAAGACCTCATTCAAAAGATCGAAGACGAAACAATCGAACTGCGACGCATTCAAGACAGCAGTCTCAAAACGGTGATCGCCACCAAGTCAGAGGAGCACAAGACGCGTCTCGACGCCTCCATGCTGACTATAAGGGGTGCGTCGAAAGAGGCGCGTCGTGCCATCCAAGAGCTGCAGgcgatccaagatggcggcgcTGGAACCAAGATGGCCGCCGGACCGCTCACCAAGCGAGTGCTTGGTACGCAGCTGCCGATGATCAACCGCCAGTATTTGAACGCCATGCAGCAGTACCAGGACGCATTGGTCGCCTATAAAGATAAGACTGAGACTATGATCAAGAAACAGCTCACTATAG TAGTGGAAAGTGTAATTGGTAGACGCCCCCCTCTGGTGCCTGTTGCAGCCAACCACAAGCTGACCAACGAGGAGCTAGAGGAGCTATTCGACAAGCAGGACACATCCGTCTTCGTCGAGAAT TATATTCAAAAAACAATGGAAGCCAGACAAAACCTTCAAGATATCAGAGACAGACATCAGGAGTTGATGAACTTGGAAAAATCCATAATCGAGCTCCATGAAATGTTTGGAGATGTAGCTATTTTAGTAGAAAACCAG GGCGAGATGATCGACAGGGTTGAATCGTATGTGGGTAACGGAGTAGAACTAGTCAAAAAAGGCCAAATTGAACTGACGGAGGCTGAACGCAGTCAGAAACGAGCTAGAAAA aaaaagaTGATGCTGATAATTTGTTTGATATCTGTCTTGGCCATATTCATAATTGGGTCTGCCGTGTACACCTATTTAGTATCTTTGGCCGGCGGTACTTGA
- the LOC111048214 gene encoding syntaxin isoform X5 gives MTRDRIEELRAVRNGETSQLLGNGRDEGHLKIEIASNTSKYSVTPTVKSQDRKENKELDNVYKKVQQIKDLIQKIEDETIELRRIQDSSLKTVIATKSEEHKTRLDASMLTIRGASKEARRAIQELQAIQDGGAGTKMAAGPLTKRVLGTQLPMINRQYLNAMQQYQDALVAYKDKTETMIKKQLTIANHKLTNEELEELFDKQDTSVFVENYIQKTMEARQNLQDIRDRHQELMNLEKSIIELHEMFGDVAILVENQGEMIDRVESYVGNGVELVKKGQIELTEAERSQKRARKKKMMLIICLLSVLAIFIIGSAIYTYLISLAGGT, from the exons gTAAGAAATGGAGAAACAAGTCAGCTATTGGGCAATGGGAGAGACGAGGGACACCTTAAG ATTGAGATTGCCTCCAACACATCCAAGTACAGTGTCACGCCGACCGTCAAATCACAAGACAGGAAGGAGAACAAAGAACTGGACAATGTCTACAAAAAG GTGCAACAAATCAAAGACCTCATTCAAAAGATCGAAGACGAAACAATCGAACTGCGACGCATTCAAGACAGCAGTCTCAAAACGGTGATCGCCACCAAGTCAGAGGAGCACAAGACGCGTCTCGACGCCTCCATGCTGACTATAAGGGGTGCGTCGAAAGAGGCGCGTCGTGCCATCCAAGAGCTGCAGgcgatccaagatggcggcgcTGGAACCAAGATGGCCGCCGGACCGCTCACCAAGCGAGTGCTTGGTACGCAGCTGCCGATGATCAACCGCCAGTATTTGAACGCCATGCAGCAGTACCAGGACGCATTGGTCGCCTATAAAGATAAGACTGAGACTATGATCAAGAAACAGCTCACTATAG CCAACCACAAGCTGACCAACGAGGAGCTAGAGGAGCTATTCGACAAGCAGGACACATCCGTCTTCGTCGAGAAT TATATTCAAAAAACAATGGAAGCCAGACAAAACCTTCAAGATATCAGAGACAGACATCAGGAGTTGATGAACTTGGAAAAATCCATAATCGAGCTCCATGAAATGTTTGGAGATGTAGCTATTTTAGTAGAAAACCAG GGCGAGATGATCGACAGGGTTGAATCGTATGTGGGTAACGGAGTAGAACTAGTCAAAAAAGGCCAAATTGAACTGACGGAGGCTGAACGCAGTCAGAAACGAGCTAGAAAA aaaaaGATGATGCTGATAATTTGTTTGTTATCTGTCTTGGCCATATTCATAATTGGGTCTGCCATTTACACTTATTTAATATCTTTGGCCGGCGGTACTTGA
- the LOC111048214 gene encoding syntaxin isoform X4, translated as MTRDRIEELRAVRNGETSQLLGNGRDEGHLKIEIASNTSKYSVTPTVKSQDRKENKELDNVYKKVQQIKDLIQKIEDETIELRRIQDSSLKTVIATKSEEHKTRLDASMLTIRGASKEARRAIQELQAIQDGGAGTKMAAGPLTKRVLGTQLPMINRQYLNAMQQYQDALVAYKDKTETMIKKQLTIVVESVIGRRPPLVPVAANHKLTNEELEELFDKQDTSVFVENYIQKTMEARQNLQDIRDRHQELMNLEKSIIELHEMFGDVAILVENQGEMIDRVESYVGNGVELVKKGQIELTEAERSQKRARKKKMMLIICLLSVLAIFIIGSAIYTYLISLAGGT; from the exons gTAAGAAATGGAGAAACAAGTCAGCTATTGGGCAATGGGAGAGACGAGGGACACCTTAAG ATTGAGATTGCCTCCAACACATCCAAGTACAGTGTCACGCCGACCGTCAAATCACAAGACAGGAAGGAGAACAAAGAACTGGACAATGTCTACAAAAAG GTGCAACAAATCAAAGACCTCATTCAAAAGATCGAAGACGAAACAATCGAACTGCGACGCATTCAAGACAGCAGTCTCAAAACGGTGATCGCCACCAAGTCAGAGGAGCACAAGACGCGTCTCGACGCCTCCATGCTGACTATAAGGGGTGCGTCGAAAGAGGCGCGTCGTGCCATCCAAGAGCTGCAGgcgatccaagatggcggcgcTGGAACCAAGATGGCCGCCGGACCGCTCACCAAGCGAGTGCTTGGTACGCAGCTGCCGATGATCAACCGCCAGTATTTGAACGCCATGCAGCAGTACCAGGACGCATTGGTCGCCTATAAAGATAAGACTGAGACTATGATCAAGAAACAGCTCACTATAG TAGTGGAAAGTGTAATTGGTAGACGCCCCCCTCTGGTGCCTGTTGCAGCCAACCACAAGCTGACCAACGAGGAGCTAGAGGAGCTATTCGACAAGCAGGACACATCCGTCTTCGTCGAGAAT TATATTCAAAAAACAATGGAAGCCAGACAAAACCTTCAAGATATCAGAGACAGACATCAGGAGTTGATGAACTTGGAAAAATCCATAATCGAGCTCCATGAAATGTTTGGAGATGTAGCTATTTTAGTAGAAAACCAG GGCGAGATGATCGACAGGGTTGAATCGTATGTGGGTAACGGAGTAGAACTAGTCAAAAAAGGCCAAATTGAACTGACGGAGGCTGAACGCAGTCAGAAACGAGCTAGAAAA aaaaaGATGATGCTGATAATTTGTTTGTTATCTGTCTTGGCCATATTCATAATTGGGTCTGCCATTTACACTTATTTAATATCTTTGGCCGGCGGTACTTGA